Proteins from one Bacteroides mediterraneensis genomic window:
- a CDS encoding LytTR family DNA-binding domain-containing protein: MTTNITTIVIDDEPNSIRHLVDDLTAYPEITILDTQTSSQKAKKSIIQYQPDLLFLDIELSMTNGIDLLQEIKPYIHHNMHVVFYTAFDKYMIDALRASAFDYLLKPYQTEELHQIIERVKLEKSNDPVNFEQAIHQLLSKDHKFAVQTVNNLLLLRDSEILYFQYSNETRCWNMTLTNMKQHRLRLSTKARDILNLHSSFIRINTDCILNIDYLSSIENSTLRCNLYAPFNNLELTASRRHYSKIKEALKLL, translated from the coding sequence ATGACTACAAACATTACTACTATTGTCATTGACGATGAACCAAATTCCATCCGTCATCTGGTAGACGACTTGACCGCCTATCCAGAAATAACCATCTTGGACACCCAAACATCTTCACAAAAAGCAAAAAAAAGCATTATACAATACCAACCCGATTTGCTTTTCCTCGATATCGAACTTTCCATGACGAACGGAATCGATCTATTGCAGGAAATAAAACCTTATATACACCATAACATGCACGTCGTATTCTATACTGCATTTGACAAATATATGATTGATGCCCTCCGTGCCTCTGCCTTTGATTACCTGTTAAAACCCTACCAAACAGAGGAACTGCACCAGATTATAGAACGCGTGAAACTTGAAAAAAGCAATGACCCGGTTAATTTTGAACAAGCCATACACCAACTTCTTAGCAAAGACCACAAGTTCGCCGTACAAACTGTCAACAATCTTTTGCTGCTTCGTGACTCTGAAATACTATATTTTCAGTATTCCAATGAAACCCGATGCTGGAACATGACATTAACCAACATGAAGCAACACCGCTTACGCCTCAGCACCAAAGCCCGCGATATCTTAAACTTACATTCATCTTTTATTCGTATCAACACCGACTGTATCCTTAACATTGATTATCTGTCTTCTATTGAAAACAGTACATTACGATGTAATTTGTACGCTCCTTTCAATAATTTGGAACTGACAGCCAGCCGACGTCATTACAGCAAAATTAAAGAAGCCCTGAAACTGTTGTAA
- a CDS encoding tetratricopeptide repeat protein translates to MRQRFRTAQARLTDSASYYKLELFSGYCLFLQGQTDSALWMNQRVENYCLTHPQHKELEAQCWNHRFAILQALAQRDSAIACLHHAYHALMQTDNRSELENICINLADQYRQKGELANASRYYRRALWLADSLNSERIRFSIYTGLAQVYADLHNFRQAHHYFDMAERNPEPRLNYENYIYFNAKGNCYYFEEKYPEALNCFQQAYKVCRKFNQPSYDALIEANIGEVYTLMNRNDSAHFYLDKSYTYFTNDSTTSEEVMFYLHSLQAALALNENQLDRVNYYLSQPYDSLKIGPLYMYLHNKRFMEYYARKGDFTNAYRYRVAMNEYDDSIRNLRHINNITEIDYRYRQDTTLLKRDVMIAHNREQLSAQHNTLILVLSLLVISILGAALIIVHINRKNERKYDQQLALVSHLRMENVKNRISPHYVFNVLNTIMPMFKQYPDLSHLLQLFIQVLRGNLIVSDQIAVSLEDEINLVKNYATLRQETTPNTPPTQWEINPDVPMQMLIPSMSIQIPVENALKYAFGSEPPADAYLQVRIDTTRDGIRVHIYDNGCGYDPGHGDHSERGTGNGLKMLFRTIELLNGKNTEPIKFNIENLSAQGKRGTLVSLYVPFNYQFKL, encoded by the coding sequence ATGAGACAGCGCTTTCGTACGGCTCAGGCAAGACTGACGGACAGCGCATCGTATTACAAGCTGGAATTATTCTCAGGCTATTGCCTTTTTTTGCAAGGACAGACAGACAGCGCATTATGGATGAACCAGCGAGTGGAAAATTACTGCCTGACACACCCCCAACATAAAGAGCTAGAAGCCCAATGCTGGAACCACCGCTTCGCCATACTTCAGGCACTGGCACAACGAGACTCAGCCATCGCCTGCCTTCACCATGCATATCATGCCCTGATGCAAACAGATAACCGCTCGGAATTAGAAAACATCTGTATCAACCTGGCAGACCAATACCGCCAGAAAGGTGAACTGGCCAATGCTTCCCGCTATTATAGACGTGCTTTATGGTTGGCCGATTCTCTGAATTCAGAACGCATCCGGTTCAGCATCTACACTGGACTGGCACAAGTGTATGCCGATCTTCATAACTTTCGCCAAGCCCATCACTATTTCGACATGGCAGAACGTAATCCGGAACCTCGACTGAATTATGAAAACTATATCTACTTCAACGCCAAAGGAAACTGCTATTACTTTGAAGAGAAATATCCTGAAGCCTTGAATTGCTTCCAACAAGCCTATAAAGTGTGCCGCAAGTTTAACCAACCGTCGTATGATGCCCTCATCGAAGCCAATATCGGCGAAGTGTACACATTGATGAACCGTAACGATTCAGCCCACTTTTATCTAGACAAATCATACACTTACTTTACAAATGATTCGACTACCAGTGAAGAAGTTATGTTTTACCTTCATAGCCTGCAAGCAGCATTAGCCTTGAATGAAAACCAACTGGACCGCGTAAACTATTATTTATCCCAGCCATACGACTCCTTAAAAATAGGACCGCTCTACATGTATTTGCACAACAAGCGTTTCATGGAATATTACGCCCGAAAAGGTGATTTCACCAATGCTTACCGCTATCGCGTAGCCATGAATGAATATGATGACTCCATACGCAATCTACGTCATATCAATAACATTACAGAAATCGACTACCGTTACCGCCAAGATACCACTCTATTAAAACGAGACGTAATGATAGCCCACAACCGCGAACAGCTTTCCGCCCAACACAACACACTCATACTTGTGTTGTCATTATTGGTCATCTCCATCTTAGGTGCAGCACTTATTATTGTACACATTAACCGTAAAAATGAGCGCAAATATGACCAACAGTTGGCACTCGTTTCCCATTTACGTATGGAAAACGTAAAAAACCGCATATCCCCACACTACGTATTCAATGTGCTTAACACTATCATGCCCATGTTCAAACAATATCCCGACTTGTCGCATTTACTGCAACTTTTCATCCAAGTATTACGGGGCAATTTAATTGTATCCGACCAAATTGCTGTATCATTGGAAGATGAAATAAACCTCGTAAAGAACTATGCTACCTTACGCCAGGAAACCACCCCCAATACTCCTCCCACCCAATGGGAAATCAATCCTGACGTACCCATGCAAATGCTTATCCCTTCCATGAGCATACAAATACCGGTAGAAAATGCCCTCAAATATGCTTTCGGCAGTGAACCTCCAGCCGATGCCTACCTTCAAGTGCGGATTGACACAACAAGAGACGGAATACGAGTTCATATCTACGACAATGGTTGTGGATACGACCCCGGGCATGGCGATCATTCAGAACGAGGTACAGGCAATGGATTAAAAATGCTATTCCGTACCATAGAACTACTCAATGGGAAAAACACGGAACCCATCAAATTCAATATTGAAAACCTTTCCGCGCAAGGAAAAAGAGGAACGCTAGTCAGCCTTTACGTTCCATTCAACTATCAATTCAAACTTTAA